Proteins encoded within one genomic window of Oceanococcus sp. HetDA_MAG_MS8:
- a CDS encoding alpha/beta hydrolase, with protein MTSLRSHLLAWSIRHLLRPGLDGARPVEAIRRHVANFTRIARLPAGLRSEDLRIGGRPALHQYGRQARKDRAILYFHGGAYVFGSPHTHRSLTGQLAQSAGCRVISVDYRLAPENPAPAALEDAREAYAELCAEIAPEQIVIAGDSAGGGLALALAQQLQQEQHTPPAGVLLLCPWGDLRLQNDSLTRNRDNEPMLSKDGLAMFAEYYAAGADLSLPHLSPALGNFQGLPPIYVQAAGHDLLLDDAREIAKAARAANVSTKLDVYADLFHDFMAVPEWVPEGRRALVIAGAWVKSVCA; from the coding sequence TTGACGAGTTTGCGCAGTCATTTATTAGCGTGGTCCATACGGCATTTGTTGCGGCCGGGCCTGGATGGCGCACGTCCGGTAGAAGCCATTCGTCGGCATGTTGCGAACTTTACGCGCATTGCCCGGCTCCCCGCAGGCTTAAGGAGTGAAGACCTCAGAATTGGTGGCCGCCCGGCCCTGCACCAATACGGGCGTCAGGCACGCAAAGATCGCGCAATATTATATTTTCACGGCGGCGCCTACGTATTTGGCAGCCCGCATACCCACCGCTCACTGACGGGCCAACTTGCGCAAAGCGCTGGCTGCCGAGTCATCTCGGTGGACTACAGGCTGGCACCGGAAAACCCAGCCCCCGCAGCGCTTGAGGATGCCCGCGAAGCCTACGCCGAACTCTGTGCCGAAATTGCACCTGAACAAATTGTTATCGCAGGTGATTCTGCTGGGGGTGGCCTCGCCCTGGCGCTGGCTCAGCAACTCCAGCAGGAACAACACACCCCACCGGCAGGCGTACTGTTGTTATGCCCCTGGGGCGATCTGCGTTTGCAAAACGACTCGCTGACCCGCAATCGCGACAACGAACCCATGCTCAGCAAAGATGGTTTAGCCATGTTCGCAGAGTATTACGCGGCCGGAGCCGATCTGAGCCTGCCCCATCTATCGCCGGCTTTGGGCAACTTCCAGGGCCTTCCTCCGATATATGTGCAAGCCGCTGGGCACGATTTGCTTTTGGATGACGCCCGAGAAATTGCCAAGGCGGCACGCGCCGCGAATGTCAGCACCAAACTCGACGTGTATGCCGACCTTTTCCACGACTTCATGGCCGTACCGGAATGGGTGCCAGAAGGCCGCCGCGCTCTGGTCATTGCAGGCGCCTGGGTCAAGTCTGTTTGCGCCTAA
- a CDS encoding ABC transporter ATP-binding protein, whose product MVAQTPLLQARGLRKSYAEVEAVRGVDLDLMPGVCFGLLGPNGAGKTTTIEILEKVLEPDAGEVLYKNAPRGAQFVQNVGIAFQATALQDYLTVKDQLNLFRSLYAKPLPLEDLVVLCDLKDILNRDSRKLSGGQRQRLLLALALVNDPDLVFLDEPTTGLDPQARRKVWELLEGIKARGKTILLSTHYMEEAYRLCDEVAIIDHGRIITQGSPQALLASHFDETVIALPVPASALPLDLPLDYVETPQGVEIITPDVDSAVKALAFAGTPLHGLELRSRTLEDLFIELTGEELRG is encoded by the coding sequence ATGGTAGCGCAAACCCCTCTATTGCAGGCACGCGGCTTACGCAAAAGCTATGCCGAAGTCGAGGCGGTACGTGGCGTAGACCTCGACCTGATGCCCGGCGTGTGTTTTGGCTTGCTGGGCCCGAATGGCGCTGGGAAGACAACCACCATCGAAATTCTAGAAAAGGTGCTGGAGCCCGATGCCGGTGAAGTGCTGTACAAGAACGCGCCGCGCGGCGCCCAGTTTGTGCAGAACGTGGGTATCGCCTTCCAGGCTACGGCGCTACAGGATTATTTGACGGTTAAGGACCAGCTCAATTTATTCCGCAGTCTGTATGCCAAGCCCTTGCCGCTGGAAGATCTGGTGGTTCTTTGTGACCTCAAGGACATTCTCAACCGCGACTCTCGCAAACTATCCGGAGGCCAGCGCCAACGCCTGTTACTGGCCCTGGCTTTGGTGAATGACCCAGACCTGGTGTTTCTGGATGAGCCTACAACGGGCTTGGACCCACAAGCCCGGCGTAAGGTCTGGGAACTGCTTGAGGGCATCAAAGCGCGCGGCAAGACCATTCTGCTATCCACGCATTACATGGAAGAGGCTTACCGGCTGTGTGACGAGGTCGCCATCATTGATCATGGCCGCATCATCACCCAGGGCTCGCCACAAGCTTTGCTCGCCAGCCATTTCGACGAGACGGTGATTGCTTTGCCGGTTCCGGCCTCAGCATTACCGCTGGACTTGCCCTTGGATTACGTGGAAACCCCACAAGGGGTAGAAATCATTACTCCGGATGTGGATTCGGCGGTGAAGGCCCTGGCATTCGCGGGCACGCCGCTGCATGGCTTGGAGCTGCGCAGCCGCACTTTGGAAGACCTTTTCATTGAGCTCACCGGCGAGGAGCTGCGCGGATGA